From the genome of Pelobacter propionicus DSM 2379, one region includes:
- a CDS encoding C-GCAxxG-C-C family protein, whose amino-acid sequence MSEQMTEKMDAKQLAGQNFREGYNCAEAMVRAFRDLLKLDISDDAVRMATGFGGGLGHAGCLCGALTGATMILGVLQGRTTPAESREPAYAGANQFHALFREKFGSTCCRVLNPHPFDSKEHLRNCLKITGGTAELLSTFMAEKGLAKLN is encoded by the coding sequence ATGAGCGAACAGATGACTGAGAAGATGGACGCGAAACAGCTGGCAGGGCAGAATTTCCGTGAAGGGTACAACTGCGCCGAGGCGATGGTGCGGGCATTCCGCGACCTGCTCAAACTGGACATTTCCGACGACGCCGTACGCATGGCGACCGGCTTCGGTGGCGGCCTGGGACATGCAGGCTGCCTGTGCGGCGCCCTCACCGGCGCCACCATGATCCTTGGCGTGCTCCAGGGGCGGACTACCCCGGCGGAGAGCCGGGAGCCGGCATACGCCGGCGCCAACCAGTTCCATGCCCTCTTCAGGGAGAAGTTCGGCTCCACCTGCTGCCGCGTGCTCAACCCCCACCCCTTCGACAGCAAGGAGCACCTGCGCAACTGCCTGAAGATCACCGGCGGAACCGCGGAACTGCTGAGCACCTTCATGGCGGAAAAGGGGCTCGCGAAGCTGAACTGA